A single window of Saccharomyces kudriavzevii IFO 1802 strain IFO1802 genome assembly, chromosome: 16 DNA harbors:
- the RPL7B gene encoding 60S ribosomal protein uL30 (similar to Saccharomyces cerevisiae RPL7A (YGL076C) and RPL7B (YPL198W); ancestral locus Anc_6.206) gives MSSQKILTPESQLKKAKAQQKSAEQTAAERADRKAANKEKRAIILERNAAYQNEYEAAERDIIQAKRDAKAAGSYYIEAQQKLVFVVRIKGINKIPPKPRKVLQLLRLTRINSGTFVKVTKATLELLKLIEPYVAYGYPSYSTIRQLVYKRGFGKINKQRVPLSDNAIIEANLGKYGILSIDDLIHEIITVGPHFKQVNNFLWPFKLSNPSGGWGVPRKFKHFIQGGSFGNREEFINKLIKSMN, from the exons ATGTCTTCTCA AAAAATCTTGACTCCCGAATCTCAGTTGAAAAAAGCCAAGGCTCAACAAAAGAGTGCAGAACAAACTGCCGCCGAAAGAGCTGATCGCAAAGCT GctaataaggaaaaaagagctatcattttggaaagaaacgCCGCTTACCAAAACGAATACGAAGCTGCTGAAAGAGACATCATTCAAGCCAAACGTGATGCGAAGGCCGCTGGTTCTTACTACATTGAAGCTCAACAAAAGTTGGTCTTCGTTGTCAGAATCAAGGGTATCAACAAGATTCCACCTAAACCAAGAAAGGTTCTACAATTGCTAAGGTTGACCAGAATCAACTCTGGTACTTTCGTCAAAGTCACTAAAGCTACCTTGGAATTGTTGAAGTTGATTGAACCATACGTAGCTTACGGTTACCCATCTTACTCTACCATCAGACAGTTAGTCTACAAGAGGGGTTTCGGTAAGATCAACAAGCAAAGAGTTCCATTGTCGGACAACGCTATCATTGAAGCTAACTTAGGTAAGTACGGCATCTTGTCTATTGACGATTTGATTCACGAAATTATCACTGTCGGTCCACATTTCAAGCAAGTCAACAATTTCTTGTGGCCATTCAAGTTGTCCAACCCATCTGGTGGTTGGGGCGTCCCAAGAAAGTTCAAGCACTTTATCCAAGGTGGTTCTTTCGGTAACCGTGAAGAATTCATTAACAAGTTGATCAAGTCTATGAACTAA
- the OXR1 gene encoding Oxr1p (similar to Saccharomyces cerevisiae OXR1 (YPL196W); ancestral locus Anc_6.203) has translation MFGVKDAIFKIKRSFTGTDSSDSTAYTTASESSPRLKDSHNPFRNKTASERTIVEECSLPPVTLNGYFPSTKNKLLTPEMCDEIRSLMPTRIQLYTEWNLLYSLEQHGSSLHSLYSNVAPDSKEFRRVGYVLVVKDRKNGIFGAYSNEAFHPNEHRQYTGNGECFLWKLDKVPDVNISGKEEPEEEGKEERWRFSGYPYTGVNEYAIYCTSEFLSMGAGDGHYGLLCDDGLLHGVSNPCQTYGNDVLSKEGNKFSIVALEVWRVG, from the coding sequence ATGTTCGGAGTCAAAGATGCCATATTTAAGATTAAGCGCTCCTTCACGGGTACAGATTCTTCTGACTCCACTGCCTACACAACAGCAAGTGAATCTTCCCCCCGATTGAAAGATTCTCATAACCCTTTTCGAAATAAAACAGCGTCTGAAAGAACCATAGTTGAAGAGTGTTCCCTACCACCGGTGACGTTGAATGGCTATTTCCCTTCAACTAAGAACAAACTTCTTACTCCTGAAATGTGCGATGAAATAAGAAGCTTAATGCCAACAAGAATACAGTTGTACACCGAATGGAATCTTCTATACAGCCTTGAGCAACACGGATCTTCGCTACACTCTCTATACAGCAATGTTGCTCCAGATAGCAAAGAATTTAGGAGAGTGGGGTACGTGTTAGTAGTAAAGGATCGTAAAAATGGAATATTCGGAGCCTACAGTAATGAAGCTTTTCATCCCAACGAACATAGGCAATACACCGGAAATGGGGAGTGCTTCCTATGGAAGCTGGATAAAGTACCTGATGTCAATATATCCGGAAAGGAAGAGCCTGAGGAGGAAGGCAAGGAAGAGAGATGGAGATTTTCCGGTTATCCGTACACTGGAGTCAACGAATATGCCATATATTGCACGTCcgaatttctttcaatggGTGCCGGTGATGGTCATTATGGCCTTCTATGCGATGATGGTCTTCTCCACGGTGTATCAAACCCTTGTCAAACGTACGGTAACGACGTTTTGAGTAAGGAAGGAAACAAGTTTTCTATAGTAGCTTTAGAAGTATGGCGTGTAGGTTAG
- the APL5 gene encoding Apl5p (similar to Saccharomyces cerevisiae APL5 (YPL195W); ancestral locus Anc_6.201), translating into MTSLYAPGADDIRQRLRPFGFFFEKTLKDLIKGIRSHNETPEKLDQFFTQVLSECRDEVNSPDLNSKTNAVLKLIYLEMYGFDMAWCNFHILEVMSSNKLQQKRVGYLAASQSFYKDSDILMLATNLLKKDLKYDGNNDVVKVGIALSGLSTIITPSLARDIADDLFTMLNSTRPYIRKKAITALFKVFLQYPEALRDNFDKFVSKLDDDDISVVSAAVSVICELSKKNPQPFIKLSPLLYEILVTIDNNWIIIRLLKLFTNLSQVEPKLRAKLLPKILELMNSTVATSVIYESVNCIVRGNMLENDDFETAVACLERLCTFCDSPDPNLRYISCILFYKIGKINTDFISRFDKLIIRLLSDVDVSIRSKAIELVEGIIDEDNLKAVVQTLMKQFVDEDMVILQTGNVVYERSKRIPIIIPENYKIKMINTIISICFVDNYSNVNDFEWYNALMMDLTMLCQDISDKTLGYKIGEQFRNLMIKVPSMREVTITNIIKLVSNDSINRQLSTILRECIWCLGEFSTFIENGDDLIKVMIGNSGYYSHDVQEVLILALVKIFSTWCNNVREDKDIEIKLILKKLIEFFDNLSYSSTFEVQERSVEVLEFLKLSGEALEKDSEGLPMLLSEVLPSFFNAYELAPIARGTQLNLAIGEDIDLETPFLTKEETDVLLDGQKTDSMSDLVSDTSMDEQAEPGFINDSDTSYEEKEPLNDSDNPFEVERKKERMTNPYYLGEENEEETHKSKDLLDLDEGNTAGGNPETIRLNKPDNTLNSLSVSTVEKDKKKKKGKKKKRVQVLSDQPVIEAAPKKKDAFQKLHGNQTALTPSKKDKINLRMHSQLENFDFSNFGPSSSAVNESLQEGKMREEDELELNRLEAKLNVQGEKNNLSDPEAVIIIKKKKKGRRTKSKTKIKPRADNSPGPNDLLRDHSSTDI; encoded by the coding sequence ATGACTTCTCTATATGCTCCCGGAGCAGATGATATTAGGCAAAGGCTGCGTCCTTTTGggtttttctttgagaaaaCATTGAAAGATCTGATTAAGGGTATTAGGTCTCATAACGAGACACCAGAAAAACTGgaccaatttttcacgCAAGTATTAAGTGAATGTCGAGATGAAGTAAACTCTCCAGATTTGAATTCTAAGACGAATGCCGTTCTCAAATTGATCTATTTGGAGATGTATGGCTTTGATATGGCTTGGTGCAACTTTCATATTTTAGAGGTTATGAGCAGTAATAAACTACAACAAAAACGTGTTGGTTATTTAGCTGCATCACAATCATTTTACAAAGATTCCGATATTTTGATGCTTGCAACCAACTtactaaaaaaagatctGAAGTATGATGGGAATAATGATGTTGTGAAAGTTGGCATTGCTTTAAGCGGTCTTTCTACCATAATCACTCCCTCATTAGCAAGAGATATAGCTGATGATTTATTTACCATGCTGAATAGTACCAGGCCATACATAAGAAAGAAGGCAATAACAGCATTATTTAAGGTTTTTCTACAATACCCTGAAGCTTTGAGAGATAATTTCGATAAGTTTGTTTCCAAGTTAGATGATGACGATATATCTGTGGTTTCTGCAGCTGTGAGTGTCATTTGTGAACTTTCGAAAAAGAATCCTCAACCTTTTATCAAACTTTCACCTCTATTGTATGAAATCTTAGTCACGATTGACAATAATTGGATAATTATTAGATTACTAAAGTTATTTACTAATTTATCACAGGTGGAGCCAAAATTGAGAGCAAAGCTATTACCAAAAATTCTCGAATTGATGAATAGTACTGTTGCAACTTCTGTTATCTATGAATCCGTCAACTGTATTGTCAGGGGGAATATGttggaaaatgatgacTTCGAAACGGCAGTTGCATGCTTAGAAAGATTGTGTACCTTTTGTGATTCACCAGATCCAAATTTGAGATATATTAGCTGCATACTATTCTacaaaattggaaaaatcaaTACTGATTTTATTTCTCGATTCGACAAACTGATCATCCGCTTATTATCTGACGTTGACGTCTCTATTAGATCAAAGGCAATTGAACTAGTTGAAGGcattattgatgaagacaaCTTGAAGGCTGTTGTTCAAACACTGATGAAACAATTTGTGGATGAAGATATGGTCATCCTGCAAACTGGAAATGTTGTATACGAAAGATCGAAGAGAATTCCCATCATAATACCAGAAAATTAtaagataaaaatgattAACACTATTATATCGATTtgttttgttgataattattCAAATGTCAACGACTTTGAATGGTACAACGCACTGATGATGGATTTGACGATGCTTTGCCAAGATATATCTGATAAAACGCTTGGATACAAGATTGGTGAACAATTCAGAAACTTAATGATAAAGGTTCCCTCAATGAGGGAAGTAACTATCACTAACATTATAAAACTCGTTTCGAATGATAGCATTAATAGGCAGCTATCTACCATATTAAGGGAATGTATTTGGTGTCTTGGAGAattttctacttttattgaaaatggtgaCGATCTGATAAAAGTAATGATCGGAAACTCCGGTTACTATTCTCATGATGTGCAGGAAGTGTTGATTTTAGCACTTGTCAAAATCTTTAGCACTTGGTGTAATAACGTACGTGAGGATAAGGACATTGAAATTAAGCTTAtattaaagaaattaatCGAATTTTTCGATAATTTATCTTACTCAAGTACATTTGAAGTCCAAGAAAGAAGCGTTGAAGTTCTAGAATTCTTAAAACTGAGTGGAGAGGCTCTAGAGAAGGATTCAGAGGGTCTTCCCATGTTATTGAGCGAGGTTCTACCGAGCTTCTTTAATGCGTACGAACTCGCACCAATTGCACGTGGTACACAACTGAACTTGGCAATAGGCGAGGATATTGACCTGGAGACTCCTTTTTTGACTAAGGAAGAGACTGATGTATTGTTAGACGGTCAAAAGACTGATTCGATGAGTGACCTGGTTTCGGATACATCAATGGATGAACAAGCTGAGCCAGGATTTATTAATGACTCAGATACTTCATATGAAGAGAAGGAACCATTGAACGATTCTGACAATCCTTTTGAGGttgagagaaaaaaggaacgTATGACAAATCCCTATTACCTtggtgaagaaaatgaagaagaaactcaTAAATCGAAAGATTTATTGGATTTAGATGAAGGGAATACTGCTGGGGGTAATCCAGAGACTATTAGATTGAATAAGCCTGATAATACTTTAAATTCCTTGAGTGTATCCACTGTCgagaaagataaaaaaaagaagaagggcaagaaaaagaagagagtGCAAGTCCTATCCGATCAACCTGTCATTGAAGCTgctccaaaaaaaaaagatgcaTTTCAGAAACTTCACGGTAATCAAACAGCTCTTACGCCCTCgaagaaagataaaattAACTTGAGAATGCATTCtcaacttgaaaattttgacttttccaattttggGCCATCGAGCAGCGCAGTAAATGAATCGCTGCAAGAGGGCAAAATGAGGGAGGAAGACGAGTTAGAACTAAACCGTCTGGAAGCTAAGCTCAATGTGCagggtgaaaaaaataacttAAGTGATCCTGAAGCAGTTATaatcataaaaaaaaagaagaaagggaGAAGGACAAAGtcaaaaaccaaaataaaACCAAGGGCGGATAATTCTCCTGGACCAAATGATCTTCTTCGAGACCATAGCAGCACAGACATATAA
- the DDC1 gene encoding Ddc1p (similar to Saccharomyces cerevisiae DDC1 (YPL194W); ancestral locus Anc_6.200), producing MSFKATITDAGKQNIWFRSIYVLSTIQDDIKITVTTNELIAWSMNETDTTLCQIRFEKSFFEEYEFKPHEIVFGENGIQVIDDAYGNNHKLYSFRANGRHLTTISRKPDGDGIKSFTIAVNNTSTCPESFANRLIVVIEMDSLIVKEYCPQFQPIKYDPIIINLKYKRKFLDVFGTAASDRNPQEPLDPKLLDVFTNTERELTSALFNEEVESDIRKRNQLTAADEINYICCNSTLLKNFLDNCNVNVTDEVKLEISVHKLSITAFTKAVYGKNNDLLRNALSMSNTISTLDLEHYCLFTTIEDEKQDKRSQTKRKEHMKSITFKLKDFKNFITITPSWKSTQGGNDNISLWFCHPGDPILMQMQKPGVKLELVEVTDSNISDEFSEGKFIKAAISGPKEESGMKDNKESYGSPLRSRTALKRENQSHSVTSSRRSPLKTAITVPDNGGAAVKSYMDNTARKLFVEEQSQTPNYGRETLSKLPQSINKKVNQEQRFYDSEAHEANSLHSQTNSLKRSVDNMHDEIKDASLQPAVAKRADTTVTWGKTLPTSDDEISSSNVNRKEMLKKEKLKHLQNLMHSRNSENKHENREGEEEENGLGLTQVERPRGLFD from the coding sequence atgtcATTCAAGGCAACTATCACTGACGCGGGGAAGCAGAATATTTGGTTTCGTTCAATATATGTACTATCTACGATCCAGGATGATATTAAAATTACCGTTACCACGAATGAGTTGATTGCGTGGTCAATGAACGAAACGGATACTACGCTTTGTCAAATTAGATTTGAGAAGAGCTTTTTTGAGGAGTACGAATTCAAACCACATGAGATCGTATTCGGGGAGAATGGGATTCAAGTGATAGACGATGCGTACGGAAATAATCATAAATTATACTCCTTCCGTGCTAATGGAAGGCACCTGACGACCATATCGAGGAAACCAGATGGTGATGGCATAAAATCATTCACTATTGCAGTCAATAATACTTCCACATGTCCTGAATCGTTCGCGAATAGATTAATTGTGGTGATTGAAATGGATTCGTTAATAGTAAAAGAATATTGTCCTCAATTCCAGCCAATCAAGTATGATCCTATCATAATCAATCTGAAgtacaaaagaaagtttcTAGACGTTTTTGGAACCGCAGCCTCCGATCGGAACCCGCAGGAACCATTGGACCCTAAACTATTGGATGTTTTTACTAATACCGAACGTGAACTTACATCAGCACtattcaatgaagaagTGGAATCGGACATtcggaaaagaaatcagtTAACAGCTGCTGATGAGATCAATTACATCTGTTGTAATTCAACCTTATTGAAGAACTTTTTAGATAATTGCAATGTCAACGTTACTGATGAAGTAAAATTAGAGATCAGCGTACATAAGTTAAGCATAACGGCATTTACTAAAGCCGTATATGGGAAAAACAACGACCTTTTGAGGAACGCGTTAAGCATGAGTAACACTATTAGCACATTGGATCTCGAACATTACTGCTTATTTACAacaattgaagatgaaaaacaAGATAAGCGATCACAGACCAAGCGTAAGGAACATATGAAGAGTATAACGTTCAAATTAAAAgacttcaaaaacttcataACGATAACTCCATCCTGGAAAAGCACACAGGGTGGGAACGATAATATAAGTTTATGGTTCTGTCACCCTGGAGACCCTATTCTTATGCAGATGCAAAAACCGGGTGTGAAGCTGGAATTAGTCGAAGTCACTGACAGTAATATTTCAGACGAATTTTCAGAAGGAAAATTTATAAAGGCAGCCATCTCAGGTCCGAAAGAGGAGAGTGGTATGAAAGACAATAAAGAAAGCTATGGGAGCCCATTAAGAAGTAGAACTGCTctaaaaagggaaaacCAGTCACATTCTGTGACTAGTTCTCGAAGGAGTCCTCTAAAAACAGCAATTACTGTTCCAGATAATGGTGGCGCAGCTGTCAAGAGTTATATGGATAACACAGCAAGGAAATTATTTGTCGAAGAACAAAGTCAAACTCCGAATTACGGAAGAGAAACCCTATCCAAGCTGCCCCAGTCGATTAATAAAAAAGTGAATCAGGAACAAAGATTTTATGACAGTGAGGCTCATGAAGCGAATTCTTTACATAGCCAGACTAATTCATTAAAGAGGTCTGTAGACAATATGCACGATGAGATCAAGGACGCCTCCCTACAACCAGCGGTTGCAAAAAGGGCAGACACTACAGTGACATGGGGAAAAACATTACCAACCTCAGATGACGAGATTTCGTCCAGCAATGTtaatagaaaagaaatgctcaagaaagagaaactgAAACATCTGCAAAACTTGATGCACTCTAGAAATAGCGAAAATAAACACGAAAATCGGGAAGGtgaggaagaggaaaacgGGCTGGGCCTCACACAAGTGGAAAGACCAAGAGGACTATTTGATTGA
- the RSA1 gene encoding Rsa1p (similar to Saccharomyces cerevisiae RSA1 (YPL193W); ancestral locus Anc_6.198) — protein sequence MNYNNYGDSNNGGNSRLPKPTYSGTLSDEYDESKIKRQNAEPISIGYSPNLYSNSSYHENSWNSGYNSQLHTLTPHNQYFHPTQPQPTQYNFPNPTIYTRNGIPPVDHHTPYSPPELPNRLSPYCESATALKRSIDYRRSVSYEDVTLPAAKKACSVQQEKKEGEKVSSKDNLKLLKQNQSSLKPLENSRKSTKVSNFNIQSNHNVAPDKEKDSEKSESESSEKVVLVPGTSISLITDEDIKKWREERKKMWLLKISNNKTKHMQSMGIKEEELKGRPSILRESRKEKQFIQSIQNQVQRGNPRVDLNIKLIQREFASENSQLLDFIRELGDAGLLEYELTQEEKDILFGTFEDNNRNNYKPNYRNRKTNLNRNNFSRHK from the coding sequence ATGAACTATAATAATTATGGGGACTCAAACAATGGTGGGAATTCTAGGCTTCCCAAACCTACATACTCTGGAACGTTATCAGATGAATATGACgaatcaaaaattaaaagacAAAATGCAGAACCTATTAGTATAGGTTATTCCCCCAATTTgtattcaaattcttcatatCATGAGAATTCATGGAACAGCGGTTATAATTCCCAATTGCATACCTTAACCCCTCACAATCAATATTTCCATCCAACACAACCGCAACCAACTCAATataattttccaaatcccACCATTTATACAAGAAATGGGATACCTCCAGTTGATCATCATACGCCATATTCACCTCCAGAATTACCAAATCGACTTTCACCATACTGCGAAAGCGCTACCGCCCTAAAACGAAGTATTGATTATCGTAGGTCAGTTAGTTATGAAGACGTCACGTTACCGGCTGCAAAGAAAGCCTGTTCGGTTCagcaggaaaagaaagaaggcGAGAAGGTTTCCAGCAAAGATAATTTAAAGCTTCTAAAGCAGAACCAAAGTTCCCTGAAACCGTtggaaaattcaagaaagagtACCAAAGTatcaaatttcaatattcaAAGCAATCACAACGTGGCACcagataaagaaaaagatagCGAGAAATCGGAATCCGAGAGCTCGGAAAAGGTTGTCTTGGTTCCTGGGACTTCTATCTCATTAATTACTGATGAggatatcaaaaaatggagagaggaaaggaagaaaatgtggCTCTTGAAGATTTCTAATAATAAAACGAAGCACATGCAAAGCATGGGTataaaagaagaggaattaAAGGGTCGGCCTAGTATTTTAAGAGAgtcaagaaaagaaaagcaatttATCCAGAGCATTCAAAATCAAGTGCAGAGAGGAAATCCAAGAGTTGATTTGAACATAAAATTGATACAGCGAGAATTTGCGAGCGAGAATTCTCAGCTCCTGGATTTTATAAGGGAATTGGGAGATGCCGGTTTATTAGAATATGAGTTAactcaagaagaaaaggatatACTTTTTGGTACCTTTGAAGATAACAATAGAAATAATTACAAACCTAACTACCGAAACAGGAAGACTAATTTAAATAGAAATAACTTTTCTAGACATAAGTAG
- the PRM3 gene encoding pheromone-regulated protein PRM3 (similar to Saccharomyces cerevisiae PRM3 (YPL192C); ancestral locus Anc_6.197) — protein sequence MSTINDSIPPNTRKRDDDDDHKKPKEHKEKGESSKCISDLLINVTNDKALPTERPSAHSKAYTKKVTSPGRIRKHKTTTPPTKSRPKSKKKEVSGGTTTKEERGSFYQGAIFGSFLGAAVTTVLSNLAVKAFQN from the coding sequence atgtcaacTATCAATGACAGTATCCCTCCGAATACAAGGAAGAGggacgatgacgacgacCATAAAAAGCCAAAAGAACATAAGGAAAAGGGTGAAAGTTCCAAATGTATCAGTGACCTCCTTATAAATGTGACCAATGATAAGGCGCTCCCTACCGAAAGGCCATCGGCCCATAGTAAAGCATATACTAAGAAGGTCACTTCACCTGGGAGGATCAGGAAACACAAAACGACAACACCTCCCACGAAATCGCGCCCAAAGagtaagaaaaaagaagtttcCGGAGGCACGACTACTAAAGAGGAGAGGGGTTCATTTTATCAAGGTGCTATTTTCGGATCATTCCTCGGTGCTGCTGTAACAACAGTTTTAAGTAATCTGGCAGTAAAggcttttcaaaattag
- the MIY2 gene encoding ubiquitinyl hydrolase 1 (similar to Saccharomyces cerevisiae YGL082W and YPL191C; ancestral locus Anc_6.195) → MDLNFTTKSVEINGQNHRILLQNENGPCALLALANVLILSQNHTQFSHELIKLVNKRNGILLRRLIEVLADIGLQLTDKAGTDISELLTLLPQLHKGLNINPEFNGSFENSKEMAIFRLFNVDLVHGWVINDSINKTSNEKLSHYSYESAQRTLMQAADITSGTLKEDNSEEILEEATHIRSFLNESPTQLTDFGLQQLREKLPHCQYSVLFRNDHFSTLYKYKDQLYTLVTDFGYKNCKEIVWQSLNSVNGSSDVFYAGDFSCAKVDEQELPDEVGHTFGAENLSLEEALQIENDKELAKNLQQQEQERVTKLETKRKKRHPKKNLQMEPPVKKETFKEKNTFAKTRRSETPKSECIVM, encoded by the coding sequence ATGGATTTGAACTTTACGACCAAAAGTGTCGAAATTAATGGTCAGAACCACAGGATTCTATTGCAAAACGAAAATGGACCTTGTGCCTTGTTAGCACTCGCTAATGTTTTGATACTTTCCCAAAATCATACCCAGTTTTCCCATGAATTAATAAAGTTGGTGAACAAAAGAAACGGAATACTTTTAAGACGGCTTATTGAAGTCCTGGCCGACATCGGCTTACAGCTTACAGACAAGGCTGGCACCGATATAAGTGAACTATTGACTTTGTTACCTCAATTACATAAAGGTTTGAATATTAACCCAGAATTCAATGGATCTTTCGAAAATAGTAAAGAGATGGCAATATTTCGATTGTTTAACGTTGACCTCGTGCATGGTTGGGTTATTAATGATTCTATCAATAAAACctcaaatgaaaaactatCTCATTATTCTTATGAATCAGCACAGAGAACCTTGATGCAAGCAGCCGATATAACTAGCGGAACTTTAAAAGAAGACAACTCAGAGGAAATATTGGAAGAAGCCACCCATATTAGAAGTTTCTTGAACGAGTCACCAACGCAACTAACAGACTTTGGACTACAACAACTAAGAGAAAAGTTACCGCACTGTCAATATTCCGTTTTATTCAGAAATGATCATTTCTCTAcattatataaatacaaaGATCAATTATACACATTGGTTACAGACTTTGGTTACAAAAATTGTAAAGAGATTGTCTGGCAGTCCTTAAACTCCGTAAATGGATCAAGCGATGTGTTTTACGCTGGCGATTTCAGCTGCGCAAAAGTAGATGAACAAGAACTACCCGATGAGGTTGGACATACTTTTGGAGCCGAAAATTTGTCGCTCGAGGAAGCTCtgcaaattgaaaatgataaagaacTCGCCAAAAATTTACAGCAACAAGAGCAAGAACGTGTAACAAAATTGGAAACTAAACGAAAAAAACGACATCCTAAGAAAAATCTACAAATGGAACCAccagtaaaaaaagagacgttcaaagagaaaaacacTTTTGCTAAGACAAGAAGATCTGAAACTCCAAAAAGTGAGTGCATTGTTATGTAA